The Spirochaetota bacterium genome has a segment encoding these proteins:
- the speB gene encoding agmatinase — MTIKKNFADVPKGYEEYARARIVVVPVPYDETSTWMKGADRGPDAIIDASYNMYQYDIDTDSDVTRMGIHTDDPVTEKSSPETMVEAVRARIARHLDAGKFTVTLGGEHSVTVGAVKAHAERYPNLSVLQLDAHGDLQEEFHGSRYNHACVMARVRQWCPAVQVGIRSLDGAERASADPERLFLAEDIQGRSGWIDRAVSLLTDEVYVTIDLDAFDISIMAATGTPEPGGLGWYDVINLLKKVSKEKKIVGFDVVELCPNPYAKHCDYLAAKLVYRLLSYIFKE; from the coding sequence ATGACAATAAAAAAAAATTTTGCCGACGTGCCGAAGGGATACGAGGAGTATGCCAGGGCCAGGATCGTAGTGGTGCCGGTTCCCTACGATGAAACATCCACCTGGATGAAGGGCGCCGACCGGGGGCCCGATGCCATCATCGACGCGTCGTATAACATGTACCAGTACGATATAGACACCGACTCTGACGTCACCAGGATGGGGATTCACACCGATGATCCGGTCACGGAAAAATCGTCGCCGGAGACGATGGTCGAGGCCGTAAGGGCGAGGATCGCCCGTCACCTGGACGCAGGCAAGTTCACGGTGACCCTGGGGGGGGAGCACTCGGTCACGGTCGGAGCGGTGAAGGCCCACGCGGAGCGGTATCCAAACCTGTCGGTGCTGCAGCTGGACGCCCATGGAGACCTCCAGGAGGAATTTCACGGGTCCCGGTACAATCATGCCTGCGTGATGGCGCGCGTGCGCCAGTGGTGCCCTGCCGTCCAGGTGGGGATCCGGAGCCTGGACGGTGCTGAGCGGGCCTCGGCCGATCCGGAACGGCTGTTCCTGGCCGAGGATATCCAGGGCAGGAGCGGCTGGATTGACCGCGCCGTGTCCCTTCTTACCGATGAAGTTTACGTAACCATTGACCTTGACGCCTTTGACATATCCATCATGGCCGCAACGGGAACGCCGGAACCAGGGGGTCTCGGGTGGTATGACGTGATAAACCTTTTAAAAAAGGTATCGAAAGAAAAGAAGATCGTCGGATTTGACGTGGTGGAGCTCTGCCCCAATCCCTACGCGAAGCACTGCGATTATCTGGCTGCGAAGCTGGTGTATCGGCTCCTGAGCTATATCTTCAAGGAATGA
- a CDS encoding SET domain-containing protein encodes MENSRLVIRETEKGKAVFAGSDIARGEVVCEFTGPTYTMAQYLELHDPENNHFLQIDEDSFMGPSGNADDLINHSCNPNGGLTCRDGKILYIAIRDIRKDEELSFDYSTTMDEDCWEMECLCGDAACRGTVRDFKHLPGDVKKKYIDLNVVMPYILKRIGPDR; translated from the coding sequence ATGGAAAACAGCCGCCTCGTGATACGGGAAACGGAAAAAGGAAAGGCAGTCTTTGCCGGCTCAGACATCGCCAGAGGCGAAGTCGTGTGCGAGTTCACGGGCCCTACCTACACCATGGCCCAGTACCTGGAGCTCCATGACCCGGAGAACAACCATTTCCTCCAGATCGATGAAGATAGCTTCATGGGCCCCTCCGGCAACGCCGACGACCTCATCAACCATTCCTGCAACCCCAACGGCGGCCTCACCTGCAGGGACGGCAAAATCCTCTACATCGCCATCCGCGACATCAGGAAAGACGAAGAGCTTTCCTTCGACTATTCGACCACCATGGACGAGGACTGCTGGGAAATGGAGTGCCTCTGCGGGGATGCGGCCTGCCGCGGAACGGTGCGGGATTTCAAGCATCTGCCCGGGGATGTTAAAAAGAAGTATATCGACCTGAACGTGGTGATGCCCTACATCCTGAAAAGGATCGGACCGGACCGCTGA
- a CDS encoding LysM peptidoglycan-binding domain-containing protein, whose protein sequence is MATYYKKIKGKNYDRKLIGMADASVQGKGDGRISLNDARKILRAVKDSSDYSDIEKNTMKYIRDHYAFTPEADQWFRGEIRSWAAARGSSPKAKKQASSSKQKKAAPADATRRRDKPALPPAPPEPAKHEEPAHPEGPSLLRRILQFILIVIILVLIFLLLIPGTREALKSRITRLITAPEQQREATDTKTPAVKQQSMTPETQPKEPAKPAEEGDYYTVQVKDDLISISEKVLGDYSRWIELYNANRDIIQSPTMIFPGQKLKLPAAKK, encoded by the coding sequence ATGGCGACCTATTATAAAAAAATCAAAGGAAAGAATTACGACAGGAAATTGATCGGCATGGCGGATGCATCGGTTCAAGGAAAAGGCGATGGCCGCATATCGCTGAATGATGCCAGGAAAATTCTGCGGGCCGTCAAAGACTCCAGCGATTATTCGGATATTGAAAAAAACACGATGAAATACATCCGGGATCACTATGCCTTCACGCCGGAGGCCGATCAGTGGTTCAGGGGAGAGATTCGTTCATGGGCCGCCGCCAGGGGCTCTTCGCCAAAAGCAAAAAAACAAGCCTCTTCCTCGAAGCAGAAGAAAGCGGCGCCCGCTGACGCCACGCGGCGTCGCGATAAGCCGGCATTACCGCCTGCTCCCCCCGAACCGGCAAAGCATGAAGAGCCGGCACACCCCGAGGGACCAAGCCTGCTTCGGAGAATTCTCCAATTTATCCTGATCGTCATCATCCTTGTTTTAATATTTCTGCTGCTGATCCCGGGAACCCGTGAGGCATTGAAAAGCAGGATTACCCGGCTCATAACGGCACCGGAGCAGCAGCGCGAGGCGACCGACACAAAAACGCCGGCTGTAAAACAGCAGAGCATGACGCCGGAAACGCAGCCAAAGGAACCGGCAAAACCGGCGGAGGAAGGGGATTATTATACGGTACAGGTGAAGGATGACCTGATATCGATCAGCGAAAAAGTTTTGGGAGACTACTCCCGGTGGATCGAACTGTACAACGCCAACAGGGATATCATACAGAGCCCCACGATGATATTCCCGGGACAAAAATTGAAACTACCGGCCGCAAAAAAATGA
- a CDS encoding GNAT family N-acetyltransferase, producing the protein MDLMEIIPLHRIPDYAPILAHWSYMEWYRARSMDFTLVLRAYQERARSDRVPLSFVAIEGSLPVGMVTLKLDDLWSRKDLNPWLASLYVLPEYRRCGTGQALVRAVTARAPELGHDRLYLFLGRHDREWLERYYINRGWAVVESAVDNDGLETKILAYELPR; encoded by the coding sequence ATGGACCTCATGGAAATAATTCCTTTACACAGGATACCTGATTATGCGCCGATCCTCGCCCACTGGTCCTACATGGAGTGGTACCGGGCAAGGTCCATGGATTTTACCCTGGTCCTCAGGGCGTACCAGGAGAGGGCGCGCAGCGACAGGGTGCCTCTTTCCTTCGTGGCGATAGAGGGGTCCCTTCCGGTGGGAATGGTCACTCTTAAGCTGGACGATCTCTGGTCGCGAAAGGACCTGAATCCATGGCTGGCGTCGCTCTACGTGTTGCCTGAGTACCGCAGGTGCGGAACGGGACAGGCTCTGGTCCGCGCGGTCACGGCCCGGGCCCCGGAGCTCGGCCATGATCGCCTCTATCTTTTCCTCGGCCGCCATGACCGGGAATGGCTGGAGCGATACTACATTAACCGCGGGTGGGCCGTTGTCGAATCAGCAGTGGACAATGACGGCCTTGAAACAAAGATACTCGCCTATGAACTCCCCCGCTGA
- the sfsA gene encoding DNA/RNA nuclease SfsA, translated as MNSPADSTFRDAVFVERLNRFVARVDLEGTALLVRVPNTGRLAELFIPGTPVILVPSQGKYPFTIQYVIYQGRPVLIDSILSNRVFRDCMAVRTVPGLEDYAIIKREPAVGNHRFDFSIGNGVSDSFVEIKSCTLAWHSIASFPDAVSDRAAEHVRVLAESGKGILVFLLLHEGVDLFVPNYHTDFAFYEALRSHGDAIDVRAYAARYDSGYRIRGMRPVRIEVPDVEPRGVYTIVLYNNTESDIAVGGLGTRTFPRGYYIYVGSSMNNLFKRIDHHRRKRKKPHWHIDYLTVQWPIRAALPIVTGERLECALAGSVAALGYRCVEGFGSSDCGCAGHLFHGESNPLHDERFIDTIYTYRYGRLLER; from the coding sequence ATGAACTCCCCCGCTGATTCGACGTTCCGGGATGCGGTCTTCGTCGAGCGGTTGAATCGCTTTGTGGCGCGGGTCGATCTGGAGGGAACGGCACTGCTCGTCCGCGTCCCCAATACGGGCCGCCTCGCGGAGCTGTTCATTCCGGGAACGCCGGTGATCCTTGTGCCGTCACAGGGAAAATACCCCTTTACCATACAATACGTCATATATCAGGGCCGGCCCGTGCTCATCGATTCAATTTTGAGCAACCGCGTGTTCCGGGACTGCATGGCGGTGCGGACGGTTCCGGGCCTGGAGGACTATGCCATCATCAAGCGCGAGCCGGCCGTCGGGAATCATCGCTTTGATTTTTCCATCGGCAATGGGGTGAGCGATTCCTTCGTAGAGATCAAGTCATGCACGCTGGCGTGGCATTCCATAGCCTCCTTCCCTGACGCGGTGAGCGACAGGGCGGCGGAACATGTGCGTGTCCTGGCTGAATCGGGTAAGGGAATCCTTGTATTTCTGCTCCTCCATGAGGGTGTCGACCTGTTCGTGCCCAACTATCATACTGATTTTGCCTTTTATGAAGCGCTCCGCTCCCATGGCGATGCCATTGACGTTCGGGCCTATGCCGCCCGGTACGACAGCGGGTACCGGATCAGGGGAATGAGACCGGTCAGGATCGAGGTCCCTGATGTGGAGCCCCGGGGCGTTTACACCATTGTGCTCTATAATAACACCGAGAGTGATATTGCCGTCGGCGGGCTGGGGACCAGGACCTTCCCGCGGGGATATTATATCTATGTCGGAAGCAGCATGAACAATCTCTTCAAGAGGATAGACCATCACCGGCGAAAGAGAAAGAAGCCGCACTGGCACATCGATTACCTGACTGTGCAATGGCCGATCAGGGCGGCGCTGCCGATCGTGACCGGGGAAAGACTGGAATGCGCTCTTGCCGGCTCCGTGGCGGCCCTGGGCTACCGGTGCGTGGAGGGGTTCGGATCGTCCGACTGCGGCTGCGCGGGCCACCTCTTCCACGGGGAGTCGAATCCTCTCCATGACGAGCGGTTCATTGATACGATCTACACGTACCGGTACGGGCGCCTGCTGGAGCGGTGA
- a CDS encoding response regulator → MNKKILLVEDDKTTILLLNKFIRDLGFTISNTVPTGEEAVREVITSSPDLVLMDIILDGEIDGIEAARQINEIHNIPVIYLTSSSDSNTLKRALTTNPSGYIVKPVDKKELKSAIDLAILRHEMEDKLKESELRFFTILNSIGDAVFVMDNSDQITYVNPIAEKITDLTIDKLIGKRFTEILNIRYNGIHPGIDAGQEADAGLHFNYFITPNGKQVPIDFSVSHISDISGERSGSVIVLRDDTERIKSEMKIKESYLQIKKAISGIIQAMAQTLETRDPYTAGHQRRVADIARAIAREMKLSEKEIEGIFMAGIIHDLGKICIPTEILSKPGKLSPIEFELIKTHPQIGYDILKTIEFPWPLAEMVFQHHEWLNGSGYPLGLDGESILLGSRIICVADVVEAMASDRPYRPSRGIDFALDEIKKQRGIHFDKDIVDICLDLFLNKKYQMT, encoded by the coding sequence ATGAATAAAAAAATTCTTCTTGTCGAAGACGACAAAACAACGATCCTCCTTCTCAATAAATTCATCCGCGACCTGGGATTCACTATTTCCAATACGGTGCCGACCGGCGAGGAAGCCGTCAGGGAAGTGATAACAAGCAGTCCCGACCTGGTACTGATGGACATCATCCTGGACGGCGAAATTGACGGTATCGAGGCGGCGCGGCAGATCAACGAGATTCACAACATCCCGGTCATATACCTCACGTCATCATCGGACAGCAACACCCTGAAGCGCGCCCTGACCACGAACCCCTCCGGCTACATCGTCAAGCCGGTTGACAAGAAAGAGCTCAAGTCGGCCATTGACCTGGCCATACTGCGACACGAGATGGAGGACAAGCTCAAGGAAAGCGAGCTGCGGTTCTTCACGATCCTGAACAGCATCGGCGATGCCGTTTTTGTCATGGACAATTCCGACCAGATAACCTATGTCAATCCCATCGCGGAAAAAATAACCGACCTGACCATCGACAAGCTTATCGGAAAGCGCTTCACGGAGATCCTGAACATCCGTTACAACGGCATCCATCCCGGTATCGATGCCGGGCAGGAAGCCGATGCCGGCCTCCACTTCAATTACTTCATCACCCCCAACGGCAAGCAGGTACCCATTGACTTCAGCGTATCCCATATCAGCGACATCAGCGGGGAGCGGTCCGGGTCCGTTATCGTTCTCAGGGACGACACCGAGCGGATCAAATCAGAGATGAAGATCAAGGAAAGCTACCTCCAGATCAAGAAAGCGATCAGCGGCATCATCCAGGCCATGGCGCAGACCCTCGAGACCAGGGATCCCTACACCGCGGGCCACCAGCGGCGCGTCGCCGATATCGCCCGCGCCATTGCCCGGGAGATGAAGCTGTCTGAAAAGGAGATCGAAGGGATATTCATGGCGGGCATCATCCACGACCTGGGAAAGATCTGCATCCCCACTGAAATTCTGAGCAAGCCGGGAAAGCTCTCTCCCATTGAATTCGAGCTCATCAAGACCCATCCCCAGATCGGTTATGATATCCTGAAGACCATCGAATTTCCCTGGCCCCTGGCAGAAATGGTTTTCCAGCACCACGAGTGGCTCAACGGCTCGGGCTATCCCCTTGGCCTTGACGGCGAAAGCATCCTGCTGGGCTCGCGCATCATATGCGTCGCCGACGTCGTTGAGGCCATGGCTTCGGACCGTCCCTACCGTCCCTCCCGGGGGATCGATTTCGCCCTGGACGAAATCAAGAAGCAGAGAGGCATACACTTCGACAAGGACATTGTCGATATCTGCCTCGATCTTTTTCTGAACAAGAAATACCAGATGACATGA
- a CDS encoding activase has product MQSLGINIGSSSIKAVLLEDKKVLWKTYVAHEGNFLETLKTILVENSVSPGVPSLVTGTEGRYLINTNNVLESICIEEALSQLNLNVNAVVSLGGENFVVYTIDENGRIITSFAGNKCASGTGEFFKQQLGRMDLRLHDVATVPDTAKVCHMSSRCSVFMKSDCTHKLNKGEATKADIVLSLTDVMATKVVDFLKRARINSGKVLLAGGVTRNKYIIQFVKDKMPGIEIIVPEEAPYFEAFGAAHLARNSGSPFPGIGNLFKPQQIEFARYKSLTTVEGRVHYLKSRRGAAKPGGEYILGVDGGSTTTKVALIDIETDEIVASHYGRTHGDPVNALKECLTEVKKQLNEQIGDAKINITLASTTGSSREILGVFLETPAVYNEIIAHAVGTTYFKPDIDTIFEIGGQDAKYALLKNKVPIDYAMNEACSAGTGSFLEESASGDLNITNVRDIGDIAVQAQGPLKFGEQCSAFINSDIRKAIQLGASREDITAGIITSIVSNYLNRVVGNRTIGDNIVLQGGVALNKAVPLAFAMLMNKNITIPPDPELLGCFGVGILAKQKFHDGIITKGAFEIDAILNTKIVYEREFRCKACDNDCPIRVLNVNGHKYMFGGRCNKYANMRKKKNIDESKVFNYIEKREQLMFHECAPPKEEFVRKYDFVVGVPKAFSVYTLWPLYAWFFHSLGIEVRLSEDISHEGVARTEGSYCFPAEIAHGAVQDIINSGLDYIFVPHFRDLESYEEKVHATFCPITQSLPYYIKKAFPEIDEKKFLSPIVSFKFGLEKALEEFIKMGGEMGIPEREVRRAFDIGCARQKDFWERYHAMGRDAYEKAKAAEHPVIAILGRPYNAFTRDANMGIPLKFTTRGYSVIPFDMLPVDEAHIFDNMYWYYGQQDMRASVVLKDQPNIFITYITNFSCAPDSFMLHYVKWIMGTKPFLVLELDSHSADAGVDTRVEAFLDIIEGYRSKFDQIREERYDNGLRFINNGVDPLHLMDLKNDRKIDIFGNKKVKMLLTSMGRLSSELLAASLRAANITAEAMPLPDVYTLQMARNHMSGKECLPSQLVLGAALKYFSSEKYRKDEIYLLFVPTTTGPCRTGQYFVFYENLFKDMRLENVVVVTLDSDNSYNELGPHFSKSAWWGLVVADFMKDIETSLRTCAVDPVTAIAKYDELWQELIDITETDIAKVLPALRRIAVEIAKIPLKRRIEDTPKVLIVGEIFVRRDDFAVDEMIRMFSKRGIIAKVSGITEWIYYCDYTRKHDIQKRLGLLPWYKKPFSRVFRDLVAWKIEEKYKHSVEKRVKKALEVTNLIPRTPHDMEHIMGNAEKHFVSDELYSEISISSGVASTAMMEDFSGIVNISPFACLIGRVIEGLITPWSRERRFPVISVEIDGDILPPGIVNKLEIFMLNVLRFRYNPAISELVEREGEKVVSLDRKIIKA; this is encoded by the coding sequence ATGCAAAGTTTAGGAATCAATATCGGCTCATCGAGCATCAAGGCGGTGCTCCTGGAGGACAAGAAGGTCCTCTGGAAAACATACGTGGCCCATGAGGGCAATTTTCTCGAGACCCTGAAAACGATACTTGTCGAGAACAGCGTTTCTCCCGGCGTGCCATCCCTGGTGACCGGGACGGAAGGCCGCTATCTGATCAACACGAACAACGTACTCGAATCGATCTGCATCGAAGAGGCCCTGTCACAGCTCAACCTGAATGTCAACGCCGTGGTTTCCCTGGGCGGCGAGAATTTCGTCGTGTACACGATCGATGAAAATGGAAGGATCATCACCAGTTTCGCCGGGAACAAGTGCGCCTCCGGGACCGGCGAATTCTTCAAGCAGCAGCTCGGGCGCATGGACCTGCGCCTCCACGACGTGGCGACCGTGCCCGATACGGCCAAGGTGTGCCACATGTCGTCGCGCTGCTCCGTGTTCATGAAGAGCGATTGCACCCACAAGCTGAACAAGGGCGAGGCCACCAAGGCCGATATCGTCCTGTCCCTCACCGATGTCATGGCGACCAAGGTGGTCGATTTCCTCAAGCGGGCGCGCATCAATTCCGGAAAGGTGCTCCTTGCCGGCGGCGTCACCCGGAACAAGTATATCATCCAGTTCGTTAAGGACAAGATGCCCGGCATCGAGATCATCGTTCCGGAAGAGGCCCCCTATTTCGAGGCCTTCGGCGCGGCCCATCTGGCCCGGAATTCCGGGAGCCCCTTCCCCGGCATCGGCAATCTCTTCAAGCCCCAGCAGATCGAGTTTGCCCGCTACAAGAGCCTCACGACGGTGGAGGGGAGGGTGCATTACCTGAAATCCCGGCGCGGCGCGGCGAAGCCGGGAGGCGAGTATATCCTCGGCGTGGACGGCGGCTCCACCACCACCAAGGTGGCCCTTATTGACATTGAAACGGACGAGATCGTCGCGTCCCATTACGGCCGCACCCACGGCGACCCGGTCAATGCCCTGAAGGAGTGCCTGACCGAGGTCAAGAAACAGCTTAACGAACAGATCGGCGACGCGAAGATCAACATCACCCTCGCCTCCACGACGGGATCGTCGCGGGAGATCCTGGGCGTGTTCCTCGAGACGCCGGCCGTATATAATGAAATCATCGCCCATGCGGTGGGCACGACCTATTTCAAGCCCGACATCGACACCATCTTTGAGATCGGGGGGCAGGACGCGAAATACGCCCTGCTCAAGAACAAGGTCCCCATAGACTACGCCATGAACGAGGCCTGCTCCGCCGGGACCGGCTCCTTCCTGGAGGAATCCGCCTCCGGGGACCTGAACATCACCAACGTCCGGGACATCGGCGACATCGCCGTGCAGGCCCAGGGCCCGCTGAAATTCGGGGAACAGTGCTCCGCCTTTATCAACTCCGATATCCGCAAGGCGATCCAGCTCGGGGCCTCGCGGGAGGACATCACCGCCGGCATCATCACCTCCATCGTGTCGAATTACCTGAACCGCGTCGTGGGGAACCGCACCATCGGGGACAACATCGTCCTCCAGGGGGGCGTGGCCCTGAACAAGGCGGTGCCCCTGGCCTTCGCCATGCTCATGAACAAGAACATCACCATTCCGCCCGACCCGGAGCTGCTCGGCTGCTTCGGCGTGGGGATCCTGGCAAAGCAGAAATTTCACGACGGCATCATAACCAAGGGCGCCTTTGAGATCGACGCGATCCTTAACACGAAGATCGTGTACGAGCGCGAGTTCCGCTGCAAGGCCTGCGACAACGACTGTCCGATCCGCGTGCTCAACGTGAACGGCCACAAGTACATGTTCGGCGGCCGGTGCAACAAGTACGCCAACATGAGGAAGAAGAAAAACATCGACGAATCAAAGGTCTTCAATTATATAGAGAAGCGGGAACAGCTCATGTTCCACGAATGCGCCCCGCCGAAGGAGGAATTCGTCAGGAAATATGATTTCGTCGTGGGCGTGCCCAAGGCCTTTTCCGTGTACACCCTGTGGCCGCTCTATGCATGGTTTTTCCACAGCCTCGGCATAGAGGTGCGGCTGTCGGAGGACATTTCCCACGAGGGCGTGGCCCGCACCGAGGGGTCCTACTGCTTCCCGGCCGAAATAGCCCACGGCGCGGTCCAGGACATCATCAATTCCGGCCTTGACTACATCTTCGTGCCCCATTTCAGGGACCTGGAGAGCTACGAGGAAAAGGTGCACGCCACCTTCTGCCCCATCACCCAGTCGCTCCCCTATTATATCAAGAAGGCCTTCCCGGAGATCGACGAGAAGAAGTTCCTCTCGCCCATTGTCAGCTTCAAGTTCGGCCTGGAAAAGGCCCTCGAGGAATTCATCAAGATGGGAGGAGAGATGGGCATCCCCGAGCGGGAGGTGCGGCGAGCCTTCGACATCGGCTGCGCCAGGCAGAAGGATTTCTGGGAACGCTACCACGCCATGGGCCGGGACGCCTATGAAAAGGCAAAGGCCGCGGAGCACCCGGTCATCGCCATCCTGGGAAGGCCCTACAACGCCTTCACCCGCGACGCCAACATGGGCATTCCCCTGAAGTTCACCACCCGCGGCTACTCGGTCATCCCCTTTGACATGCTGCCCGTCGACGAGGCCCATATATTCGACAACATGTACTGGTATTACGGCCAGCAGGACATGAGGGCGAGCGTGGTCCTGAAGGACCAGCCGAACATTTTCATCACGTATATAACCAATTTCTCCTGCGCCCCCGATTCGTTCATGCTCCATTATGTGAAGTGGATCATGGGTACCAAGCCCTTCCTGGTGCTGGAGCTCGATTCCCACTCGGCGGACGCCGGGGTAGATACCAGGGTCGAGGCCTTCCTGGACATCATCGAGGGGTACCGCTCCAAGTTCGACCAGATACGGGAAGAGCGCTACGACAACGGGCTTCGCTTCATCAACAATGGCGTAGACCCGCTCCACCTCATGGACCTCAAGAACGACCGGAAGATCGATATCTTCGGGAACAAGAAGGTGAAGATGCTCCTCACGAGCATGGGACGGCTTTCCTCCGAGCTCCTGGCGGCGTCCCTGCGGGCTGCCAATATCACGGCCGAGGCCATGCCCCTCCCGGACGTTTATACCCTGCAGATGGCGCGAAACCACATGTCCGGCAAGGAGTGCCTCCCCTCGCAGCTGGTACTTGGGGCCGCACTCAAGTATTTCTCCTCAGAAAAATATCGGAAGGACGAGATATACCTGCTCTTCGTACCCACGACGACCGGCCCGTGCCGCACCGGGCAGTACTTCGTGTTCTACGAGAACCTGTTCAAGGACATGCGCCTCGAGAACGTGGTGGTGGTCACCCTCGATTCGGACAACTCCTACAACGAGCTGGGACCGCATTTCAGCAAGAGCGCCTGGTGGGGCCTCGTGGTGGCGGATTTCATGAAGGACATCGAGACGTCGCTCCGCACCTGCGCGGTGGACCCGGTCACGGCCATCGCCAAGTACGACGAGCTGTGGCAGGAACTCATCGACATCACCGAGACCGATATCGCGAAGGTGCTGCCCGCCCTCCGGCGCATCGCGGTCGAAATAGCCAAGATTCCGCTCAAGCGCAGGATCGAGGATACGCCGAAGGTCCTCATCGTGGGTGAAATATTCGTGCGCCGGGACGATTTTGCCGTGGACGAGATGATACGCATGTTCAGCAAGCGGGGCATCATCGCCAAGGTTTCCGGCATCACGGAATGGATCTACTACTGCGATTACACCAGGAAGCATGACATACAGAAGCGCCTGGGCCTCCTTCCCTGGTATAAGAAGCCGTTCTCCAGGGTTTTCCGCGACCTCGTGGCGTGGAAGATAGAGGAGAAATACAAGCATAGCGTCGAAAAGAGGGTGAAGAAGGCCCTCGAGGTGACGAACCTGATACCGCGTACGCCCCATGACATGGAGCATATCATGGGCAACGCGGAAAAGCACTTCGTCAGCGACGAGCTCTATTCCGAGATATCCATATCGAGCGGCGTCGCCTCCACGGCCATGATGGAGGACTTTTCCGGGATCGTGAACATATCGCCCTTCGCCTGCCTCATCGGCCGGGTGATCGAGGGCCTCATTACCCCCTGGTCGCGGGAGCGGCGCTTCCCGGTCATTTCGGTCGAGATCGACGGGGACATCCTCCCGCCGGGCATCGTCAACAAGCTCGAGATTTTCATGCTCAACGTGCTCCGGTTCCGGTACAACCCGGCCATCTCGGAGCTGGTGGAGCGGGAAGGCGAGAAGGTGGTTTCCCTGGACAGGAAGATCATCAAGGCGTAA
- a CDS encoding FecR domain-containing protein, whose protein sequence is MIKKLAFIQAALILLLPSALYPVEISFFLGSITLTRGGKPAPVAVGKKLQTGDYLKTGKNSYLEIMYGDGGKIKLNESSSATIGSKNISGSDSVSLISGTASGSIKKLIKGTSKSYSPTIVCAVRGTEYTLTVSTGGDTRVDVKEGTVEIISPKGSAAVKENEKSETPMGGKPAPSKGSAEEWKNRNDRDFEKNTAARSERYESNLKSFDDRNKETGDAIVSVRSAVDNADSKESLEKAGDMLNGATERTEDDILMNEALNHSAKDIAESYRGKDGDVSDRYRSIESKSGIVANQQRKNLTSLQKIREDYLKARDKIMGRYKNKLDDIKSRFKEKKSGI, encoded by the coding sequence ATGATCAAAAAACTCGCGTTCATCCAGGCAGCGCTTATCCTCCTACTCCCCTCGGCCCTGTATCCGGTGGAAATATCGTTCTTCCTCGGGAGCATAACCCTGACCCGCGGCGGGAAACCGGCCCCCGTGGCGGTGGGGAAAAAACTCCAGACCGGGGACTACCTGAAAACAGGAAAGAATTCCTATCTTGAAATCATGTACGGGGACGGCGGCAAGATCAAGCTGAACGAATCGAGCAGCGCCACCATCGGCAGCAAGAACATCTCCGGTTCCGACAGCGTTTCCCTTATATCCGGGACCGCCTCCGGAAGCATAAAGAAGCTCATCAAGGGCACCAGCAAATCCTATTCGCCGACGATCGTCTGCGCGGTCCGGGGGACGGAATATACCCTCACCGTCAGCACCGGCGGCGACACCCGCGTCGACGTGAAGGAAGGCACCGTGGAGATTATAAGCCCAAAGGGATCCGCCGCGGTGAAGGAAAATGAAAAATCCGAAACCCCCATGGGGGGGAAACCTGCCCCCTCGAAAGGCAGCGCCGAGGAGTGGAAAAACAGGAACGACCGTGACTTTGAAAAAAATACCGCGGCCCGTTCCGAACGATACGAGAGCAATCTCAAGTCCTTCGACGATCGCAACAAGGAAACAGGGGACGCCATTGTAAGCGTTCGGAGCGCCGTTGACAATGCGGACAGCAAGGAATCGCTGGAAAAAGCCGGGGACATGCTGAACGGCGCCACGGAAAGAACAGAGGACGACATCCTGATGAACGAAGCCCTCAACCACTCCGCGAAGGACATTGCCGAATCGTACAGGGGGAAGGACGGCGATGTGAGCGACCGGTACCGCTCGATAGAGAGCAAATCGGGCATCGTCGCCAATCAGCAGAGAAAGAACCTCACGTCGCTGCAAAAAATCAGGGAGGACTACCTGAAGGCCCGCGACAAAATCATGGGACGGTACAAGAACAAGCTGGATGATATAAAGTCCCGGTTCAAGGAGAAGAAATCCGGCATATAA